The DNA region ACGGTGACTCCTTAGGGCTGGCCCGAAATGCACGCGCTCGCCGAAACGACGCGGAGGGAGCCGGCTGCGACCGGCTCCCTCCCAAAGCAAGAATGTGGCCAGCTTGTCCTACGATCAGACCTTGGTGGTAGACGGCGGTTTGACGTCAGAACGGCGCCAGGCTCCGCCCAGCAAGGGCAGCAGCGTGGTACCCAGGCGCAGCAATCGAGTCAAATTGCCACTACGGGCGGCGAAGAAGCCCAGCGCGGCGACGCCGGCGATGCCCCAAAGGGGTGCATGGGGCAGGGTGCCCAGTTGCTGCTGCCAGCCGCTGGCGATGCCCTTGGCACGGCGCAGCGGCTGGGTGAGGACCAGGGTTTCGTGGCGGATCTCCTGGCGATGCATCTCCAGGCGCAGGCGCACCAGCGCCTTGCGCAGTTCGCGGCGGGAGGTGGTGCGGTGCGTTTCGGGCAGGCTCATGGCAGCAGGCGCTCGCGGTCCTGGGCCAGCTCTTCGAGCGTGGCGGAGAAGGGGGAGGACTCATCGTCCACGGCCTGTTTCAGGCGCCAGGCGCAGTAGAGGGTGAGCACGAAGTAGAAGAGGCACAGGCCGCCCATGGTCTCGAGCCGCGCGGTGTCCCAGAAGATCACCAGCAGCAGCGTGGAGAGCGCCACCAGCAGCAGCAGGGCGAATATCAGCGACAGGCCGGCGAACAGCAGCAGGCGCAGGGTGTTGGCCTTCTGCTCCTGCAACTCGATGCCGAACAGCTCGACGTGACTGTGCAGCAGGCCGAGGAAAGCGGCGCCGAGGCGCCGCGGGGAGGGGCCTTGGCCCGCGCTCTGCGGGCCGGATTCCATTCCCGGCTCCATGCTCAGCGACGCGAGGCGAGCAGGCCGAGGAGGAAGCCGATGCCGGCGGAGAGGCCGATGGTCTGCCAGGGATGTTCCTGTACGTAGTCCTCGGTGGCGGCGACGGCGGCCTTGCCCTTGTCGACGATCTTCTCTTCGGTCAGGTGCAGGGTCTCGCGGGCGCGCTTGAGGGATTCGTGGATCTGCAGGCGCAACTCTTCGGCCTGGTCGCCAGCGAGGCTGGCGGTGTGCTGCAGCAGTTTCTCGGTGTCGCCGACGAGGGCCTGGAATTCGGTCAACAGGTCGTCCTGAGCGCGGCTTGCAGTCTTGCGTGGCATGGCGTGAATCTCCTTGAGGGCTGGGAAGGCTTGGTAGTTGTGAGTCGCCGCGCAGGCTTTAGGTTCCGGCGATATTTGCGCCCGGGCGCTGGTATGGCGCTTGCAATGCCCTGGTGCGCCAGAGCGTCGCCATGCCCCGTTATCGGGCGTCACGCGGGGCTTCGACAGGGCCGTCGAATCCTGGCAAGCACATGAAAAACAAAGAGAAAGCCTGAAAATTCAAACTGCCGTCTCCACCGCGTCGCCCCGTTATGGCCACCAGCCTCGACCCGTTCGGGGGCGTAATGGCTTCAGCGTGGTGCGCGTCCGGCGCGATTTGACCCGTATTGGTGCTTTTTCCCTGCCGGAGCCTTCCTGCCAATGGAAAACCTCAACAGTGCCGTGCAAACCCTGATCCACGGCTCCAATACCCTGTTCATCCTTATGGGCGCCGTGATGGTGCTCGCCATGCACGCCGGCTTCGCGTTCCTGGAAGTGGGCACCGTGCGCCAGAAGAACCAGGTCAACGCCCTGTCGAAGATCCTCTCGGACTTCGCCATCTCCACCCTGGCCTACTTCTTCATCGGCTACTGGGTGGCCTACGGCGTGACCTTCCTGCAGCCGGCCGGCGAGCTGGCGGCGGACCACGGCTACGCGCTGGTGAAGTTCTTCTTCCTGCTGACCTTCGCCGCCGCCATCCCGGCGATCATCTCCGGCGGCATCGCCGAGCGCGCCCGCTTCGGCCCGCAACTGTGCGCCACGGCACTGATCGTGGCCTTCGTCTACCCCTTCTTCGAGGGGCTGATCTGGAATGGCAACTTCGGCCTGCAGGACTGGCTGAAGGCGAGCTTCGGCGCGGGCTTCCACGACTTCGCCGGCTCCGTGGTGGTGCATGCGGTGGGAGGCTGGCTGGCGTTCGGCGCGGTGGTGCTGCTGGGGCGCCGTGACGGCCGCTACCGCGATGGCCGCCTGGTGGCCTTCGCGCCGTCGAATATCCCCTTCCTGGCGCTGGGCTCGTGGATCCTCATCGTCGGCTGGTTCGGCTTCAACGTGATGAGCGCGCAGACCCTGCAAGGCGTCAGCGGCCTGGTGGCGGTCAATTCCTTGATGGCGATGGTCGGTGGCACGGTCGCCGCGCTGCTGGTGGGGCGCAACGACCCGGGCTTCCTGCACAACGGCCCGCTGGCCGGGCTGGTGGCGATCTGCGCAGGCTCCGACCTGATGCACCCGGTGGGGGCCCTGGCCACCGGCGCCATCGCGGGCGGCCTGTTCGTCTGGGCCTTCACCGCGACCCAGGTGAAATGGAAGCTGGACGACGTGCTGGGTGTCTGGCCGCTGCACGGCCTGTGCGGCGTCTGGGGCGGCATCGCCTGCGGCATCTTCGGGCAGGAAGCGCTCGGCGGCCTGGGGGGCGTCAGCCTGGTGAGCCAGTTGATCGGCACCGGCCTCGGCGTGCTGGTGGCGCTGGTGGGCGGCTTCCTGGTCTACGGCCTGCTGAAGAAGACCCTGGGCATCCGCCTGTCCCAGGAGCAGGAGTACTACGGCGCGGACCTGTCGATCCACAAGATCGGCGCGACCAGCCAGGATTGATGCGCTTCCGTCATCCGGACGGGATCGCAGGATGAAGAAAGCCCGCCATATGGCGGGCTTTTTCATTGCACGGCGGGTGACTACCAGAGCGGCACCACGTAGCTGACGATCAGGCGGTTCTCGTCGATGTCGTTGCCGAAGTTGGTCGAGCGCACCGTCGCGTTGCGCCATTTCACGCCGAGGTTCTTCAGCGGGCCGTCCTGGAAGACGTAGGCGATGTCGGTGTTGCGTTCCCATTCCTTGCCTTCGGGGCGGCCGGCGCCCAGGTCGACGTTGTCGCCGGACAGGTAGCGGGTCATGAAGGTCAGGCCGGGGATGCCCATGGCGGCGAAGTTGTAGTCGTAGCGCGCCTGCCAGGACTTCTCGTCCTTGGCGGCGAAGTCGCCGATCTGCACGTAGTTGACCAGGAAGGGATCGGTGCCGTTGATGTAGGCGTAGCCGGTATCCCCGCTCATGCTCTGGTAGCCGAGGCCGAAGGCGTGGCCGCCCAGGGCGTAGGTGAACATGGCGCCGAAGGCCTTGTTGTCGACGTTGCTGCTGCCTTCGTCGGTGGAGCGGGCGTAGCGGATGTCGCTCTTCAGCGACTGCTTGTCACCCAGCGGCAGGGTGTGCAGGACGGTGAAGATGTGCTGTTTGTAGAACTCGTCCAGGTTGCCGTAGTTGTAGCCGGTGGCGAGGTTGTCGTTCCACTTGTAGGTGGCACCGGCGAAGTTGAACTCGTCGCTGGTCTGGCCACCGCGGAAGGTGATGCCCCGGGCGCCGCCGGCACCGGTGGCGGCGACGCGGCTGTTGGTGATGGTCATGTCCTCGTAGTCCGAGGAGTCGCGCTGGTTCACCTGCTTGAGCTGGCCGGCGTCGAGGGTCAGGCCGTCGATTTCCATCGAGTTGATGTGGCCGCCCTGGAAGGTCTGCGGCAGCAGGCGCGAGTCGTTGTATTGCACCGTCGGCAGCTTGGGCAGCAGGGTTCCGACCTTGAGCACGCTCTTGGAGGCACGCAGCTTGGCGGTCAGGCCCACTTCGCCGTATTCGTCCTGGGCGCGGTTGGGCGCTTCGCGATCGCGCTTGAGCAGGCCGGTGCCGGTGCGGTCCGGGCTGGAGTCGAGCTTGATGCCCAGGGCGCCGATGGCATCGACACCGACGCCGATGGTGCCTTCGGTGAAGCCTGACTCGTAGCGCAGCAGGAAGCCCTGGGCCCACTCCTCGGCCTTGGACTGGGCGGCACCGTCCTGGCGGAAGTCACGGTTGAAGTAGAAGTTGCGCAGTTCGACGCTGGCCTTGCTGTCTTTCAGGAATTCGGCCTGGGCGAGGCCGGGCAGGGTGAGGCCGGTGCTGAGCGCAGCCAGGGCGATGGCGTGCGCGAGCGAGGTCTTGCTCATTGTTATTGTCTCCTCGTTGGGGTTGCGGGGCGGTTGGGCCGCCCCGTTACAACGAGTGGAATTAAGCATCCGGTAACACAATCGTCATTTAGACATTGGTCGCCCTCACTGCACCCACTGCGGGTAGTAGCCGAGGCGGTCCTGCACGGCGGCATCGTGGGCCGGCACCACGGTCAGCTCCGGCTCGGCCTGCAGCAGGTCGTGAACGCGCCGGAGCTGGGCGAGGGTGCCGTCGCGGTCGTTGTCCACCATCCGGCGGCTGACCCAGAACTTCTCGTGGGGCCCGGTGAAGCCTTCCAGGCGCCAGCTGGTGTCGCCGGTGAAGAAGAAGCGGCGACCGTCGTCGAGGGTGAGGAACAGCCCCACCGAGCCCGGCGTGTGACCGGTGAGCGGCACCAGGACCAGGCTGCCGTCGCCGAACAGGTCGAGGCTCTCGTCGAACCCCATGTAAGGCTCGGGCTGGAAGTCGAAGGGCCGCCAGAGGATCTCGTGGGTGAACTGGCTGGGCAGCACCGCCGGCGGCGCGGCGATGTGGCTGAACTCGATCTCCGCCCAGGGCGCCCAGACCGGCACCTCGGGAAAGTCCGCCAGGCCCGAGGCGTGGTCCCAGTGCGCGTGGGTGAGGAGGATGCGGTCGACGCGGATGCCGTCGCGGTCCAGTTGCTCGCGCGCGGGGACGACGTCCTCGTACTTGAACAGCGGCTTGTCCCACCAGGGCATGTCGCCCTGGAACTGGGCATCCACCTGGCGCCCCAGGCCGGTGTCCAGCAGCAGCGTGGCGGCGTGGTGCTGGATGAGCACGGCGGTGTGGTTGACCGCGACGGTCCTGGTCCACTGGCCGCCCTCCATGGTGAAGGCGTCGAGCGTCTCGGCGTGGGAAGTCTTCACCAGGGCGAAGCGCAGGCCCTGGGCGCTGGCGAAGGGGCTGGCGGCCAGCAGCAGGCCGGTGAGGAGGAGGCGGAGCAGGCGCATGGGGGCTTCCTTGCAGTGGCGGAGGTGTTCAGAGGCGGGGCAGTTCGACGTAGCCGGGCAGGGCGCGGATGCGGTTGCACCACTGGCGGATGTGCGGGTAGGGCGCGAGTTCCACGCCGCCTTCCTCGGCCAGCGCCAGGTAGGGGTACAGCGCGACGTCGGCGATGCTGGGGGCCGCGCCCTCGGCCAGCCAGGCGTGGCTGCCCAGTTGCAGCTCGACCACGGCCAGCACCTGGCGCGCCTTGGCCTGGGTGGCCTCGAGGTCGCCCGGGCGGCGGAACAGCTTGATCACCCGTGCGCTGGCCGGGCCGTGATGCAGTTCGTTGGCGGCGAAGCTCAGCCAACTGGCGATGCGTCCCTGTTGCAGCGCGTCATCGGGCAGCCAGTCGGGCGCATGGCGGCGTGCCAGGTAGACGAGGATGGCTTGGGAGTCCACCAGCGCCTGGCCATCTTCCACCAGCACGGGCACCTGGCCACGGGGATTGAGGGCGAGGAATGCCGGTTGCTTCTGTTCACCGGCGGCCAGGTTGACCGTGACGATCTCGGCGCGCTGGCCGATCAGGCCGAGGAACAGACGGACCTTGTAGCAGTTGCCGGAAAGCGGGAAGTCATGGAGCTGCATGGGGGAGACCCTGGTTGTGGTTGTGCGGCTGGATATTAGACAGACAGGTCTGTATATTTCAAGCGCCAACCGCGTCGCGTGCCTCGCAGGCCGATGCGATGCGGGTTTGAGCCGGTGCGGGCGGATACGCATAATGCGCCGGTCAGGAGGTTCCACATGGCTTCGAGCAAACGCGATCAGTTGATCGACACTGCCATCGCGCTGTTCTACCGCGACGGTTTCCACGCCACCGGCATTGATCGCATCCTCGCGGAATCCGGGGTGGCGAAGATGACGCTGTACAAGCACTTCAAGTCCAAGGAAGAGCTGATCGAGGCGGCGCTGCGCCAGCGGCTGGAGCCGAGCCGCCAACTGATGGCCTGGGCGCTGGAGAACCTGTCGCCGGCGGCGGCGATCCTTGCCGTCTTCGATGGCCTGCACCATTTGCTCCACGGCAGCGAGTTCTTCGGTTGCGCCTTTGTCAACGCCGCTGCCGAGTTCCATGACCGCGAGCACCCGATCCACCGCGTCGCCGCACTGCACAAGGCCAATGCCGAGCAGCACTTCCGCTCGGCGCTGGAGCGCCTGCAGGTCTCGGAGCCCGAGCGTCTCGCGCGGCAGCTTCAGTACCTGATGGAAGGGGCGATCACCATGGCCCACATGCAGGGGCCCGCGCAGCAGGCGCTGGAGGCCAGGGACGCGGCTGCCGTGCTGCTGCAGGCGGCGGGTGTCGCTGTATCGGGCACGCCGAACTCCTGACGTCAATATCGGTCGCTGCCGTCCATCGGCGGGTGATGGATTCGTTCTCAAGGTTTCCCGGGGGATGCCGTCAAATCGGTGTACATCCGATTTTCCGGGACTGCCGCTATGAAGACTCTCGATTCCCTGGCTTCCGCAACCACGCGCCCGAGTTATCTGAACAAGATCGACAGCGCGACCCGTAATGCCACCAACGCGCAGAACGTGCTGACCAACCGCGTCGCCCAGCGCCTGGGTGTCGAGCCCGGCAGCCTGGCCGGCAAGACCCAGGACGACTACACGCCCGACAAGGTGGCCGGGCGCATCCTCGACTTCGTCGGGGGCCGCATCCAGGCCG from Pseudomonas tohonis includes:
- a CDS encoding ammonium transporter, with the translated sequence MENLNSAVQTLIHGSNTLFILMGAVMVLAMHAGFAFLEVGTVRQKNQVNALSKILSDFAISTLAYFFIGYWVAYGVTFLQPAGELAADHGYALVKFFFLLTFAAAIPAIISGGIAERARFGPQLCATALIVAFVYPFFEGLIWNGNFGLQDWLKASFGAGFHDFAGSVVVHAVGGWLAFGAVVLLGRRDGRYRDGRLVAFAPSNIPFLALGSWILIVGWFGFNVMSAQTLQGVSGLVAVNSLMAMVGGTVAALLVGRNDPGFLHNGPLAGLVAICAGSDLMHPVGALATGAIAGGLFVWAFTATQVKWKLDDVLGVWPLHGLCGVWGGIACGIFGQEALGGLGGVSLVSQLIGTGLGVLVALVGGFLVYGLLKKTLGIRLSQEQEYYGADLSIHKIGATSQD
- a CDS encoding MBL fold metallo-hydrolase; this translates as MRLLRLLLTGLLLAASPFASAQGLRFALVKTSHAETLDAFTMEGGQWTRTVAVNHTAVLIQHHAATLLLDTGLGRQVDAQFQGDMPWWDKPLFKYEDVVPAREQLDRDGIRVDRILLTHAHWDHASGLADFPEVPVWAPWAEIEFSHIAAPPAVLPSQFTHEILWRPFDFQPEPYMGFDESLDLFGDGSLVLVPLTGHTPGSVGLFLTLDDGRRFFFTGDTSWRLEGFTGPHEKFWVSRRMVDNDRDGTLAQLRRVHDLLQAEPELTVVPAHDAAVQDRLGYYPQWVQ
- a CDS encoding TetR/AcrR family transcriptional regulator gives rise to the protein MASSKRDQLIDTAIALFYRDGFHATGIDRILAESGVAKMTLYKHFKSKEELIEAALRQRLEPSRQLMAWALENLSPAAAILAVFDGLHHLLHGSEFFGCAFVNAAAEFHDREHPIHRVAALHKANAEQHFRSALERLQVSEPERLARQLQYLMEGAITMAHMQGPAQQALEARDAAAVLLQAAGVAVSGTPNS
- a CDS encoding DUF883 family protein, with the protein product MPRKTASRAQDDLLTEFQALVGDTEKLLQHTASLAGDQAEELRLQIHESLKRARETLHLTEEKIVDKGKAAVAATEDYVQEHPWQTIGLSAGIGFLLGLLASRR
- a CDS encoding OprD family porin, coding for MSKTSLAHAIALAALSTGLTLPGLAQAEFLKDSKASVELRNFYFNRDFRQDGAAQSKAEEWAQGFLLRYESGFTEGTIGVGVDAIGALGIKLDSSPDRTGTGLLKRDREAPNRAQDEYGEVGLTAKLRASKSVLKVGTLLPKLPTVQYNDSRLLPQTFQGGHINSMEIDGLTLDAGQLKQVNQRDSSDYEDMTITNSRVAATGAGGARGITFRGGQTSDEFNFAGATYKWNDNLATGYNYGNLDEFYKQHIFTVLHTLPLGDKQSLKSDIRYARSTDEGSSNVDNKAFGAMFTYALGGHAFGLGYQSMSGDTGYAYINGTDPFLVNYVQIGDFAAKDEKSWQARYDYNFAAMGIPGLTFMTRYLSGDNVDLGAGRPEGKEWERNTDIAYVFQDGPLKNLGVKWRNATVRSTNFGNDIDENRLIVSYVVPLW
- a CDS encoding glutathione S-transferase family protein → MQLHDFPLSGNCYKVRLFLGLIGQRAEIVTVNLAAGEQKQPAFLALNPRGQVPVLVEDGQALVDSQAILVYLARRHAPDWLPDDALQQGRIASWLSFAANELHHGPASARVIKLFRRPGDLEATQAKARQVLAVVELQLGSHAWLAEGAAPSIADVALYPYLALAEEGGVELAPYPHIRQWCNRIRALPGYVELPRL
- a CDS encoding phage holin family protein, which translates into the protein MESGPQSAGQGPSPRRLGAAFLGLLHSHVELFGIELQEQKANTLRLLLFAGLSLIFALLLLVALSTLLLVIFWDTARLETMGGLCLFYFVLTLYCAWRLKQAVDDESSPFSATLEELAQDRERLLP